Within the Candidatus Rokuibacteriota bacterium genome, the region TCAGGCGGCCCAAGCGCCCGCTGCCGGAGTTCAAGCGGGGCCGGCTCTACCGACAGGTGATGCGCCGCGCGACGGACGCGGAAGTGGCCGAGTGGCGCGAGCGCCGCGAGCGCGAGCTCCAGCACGCCGAGACGTGCCGCAAGCGCGCCCGGGGGCGGGGACTCAGGCTCAAGGTCGTGGACGTCGAGATCGATCCGACGCACCGCCGCGTCACCGTCCTCTTCAACGCCGAGGACCGCGTGGACTTCCGGGACCTCGTGCGCGATCTCGCCCACGAATTTCACGCGCGCATCGAGATGCGGCAGATCGGCGCGCGCGACACGACCAAGCTCATGGACGGCATCGGCCCGTGCGGCCGGCAGCTCTGCTGCACGTCGTATCTCAAGAAGTTCGACCCGATCTCGGTCAAGATGGCCAAGGCTCAGGACATGCCGCTCACGGACAGCCGGCTCCTCGGCAACTGCGGCCGGCTCAAGTGCTGCCTGCTCTACGAGTTCTCCACCTACGACCAGCTGCGTAAGCACCTGCCCAAGGTCGGCTCGGCCTGCCAGGCCGACTGCGGCGGGCAGGGGTGCATGACGGGTAAGGTGCGCTCCCTGCGCGTGCTCAAGCAGACCGTGGTGGTGGGCTTCCAGGATGGCACCGAGGCCGAGGTTCCGCTCGAGGCTCTGACGTGGGAAGGCCGCCCGCACGTCCAACCACTCTGAGAGGTCACCCATGATCATTCGAATCGCCATGCTCGCCGCCCTCGCGCTTCTGACCACCGCGCCCGCCGCCACGGCGCAGGAGCAGCCTCGCATGGGCGGCGTGCTCAAGGCCGGGATGATCGGCGAGGCGCCGACGCTCGACCTGCACGCGACGACCGCCGTCATCACCCAGCAGATCACGTGGCACATGTACGAGACGCTCTACACGTACGACAAGAATATGAGCCCGATCCCGATGCTGGCCGAGGGGCACGTGGTCGGGGATAACGGGCGTCGCTACACCATCGCGCTCCGCAAGGGCGTGCGCTTCCACAACGGCAAGGAGATGACCTCGGCCGACGTGGTGTCGTCGCTCCACCACTGGGGCAAGCTCGCCACGCCGGGCAAGGCGATCTGGAAGAACGTCGAGGCCATCGAGGCCAAGGATCCGTATACGGTCGTGATCTACCTGAAGGAGCCCTCGGGCTCGCTCCTCTTCGCGCTGGGCTCGCCCAACAACGGCGCGGCGATCTACCCCAAGGACATCCTCGCCACCGCCGGCGACGGCCAGGTCAAGGAGTACATCGGCACGGGCCCCTACCGCTTCGTCGAGCACAAGCCCGACCGGCACGTCCGGCTGGCGCGCTTCAAGGAGTACTCGGCCCGCTCCGAGCCGCCCAACGGCTACGGCGGGAAGCGCACGGCGTACATCGACGAGATCTACTTCATACCCGTCCCGGAGGCCTCCGTGCGGCTGGCCGGCGCGGAGACCGGCGAGTACAACTTCGCGCAGAGCATCCGGCAGGACCAGGTCGACCGCGTCAAGGGCCAGCCGGTCCTCGAGGCGCAGATCGTCAAGCCCTACGGCTGGATCACCGCCGTGCCGAACCACAAGGAAGGCGTGATGGCCAACCGCAAGGTGCGGCAGGCCTTCCAGGCCGTGCTCGACATGGAGCCGATCATGTCGGCCGGCATCGGCAACAAGGCCTTCTACCGGCTCGACGGCGCGCTCTTCTACCCCGAGCAGGGGCTGTTCCACTCGCAGTCGGGGACGACGGGCTACAACCAGAGGAACAAGGCCAAGGCGCGCCAGCTCCTGAAGGAAGCCGGCTACGCCGGCCAGCCGGTTCGCTGGATCACGACGAAGGAATACGAGTGGATGTACAACACGGCGCTCATGGCCTCGCAGCAGATGGAG harbors:
- a CDS encoding ABC transporter substrate-binding protein, coding for MIIRIAMLAALALLTTAPAATAQEQPRMGGVLKAGMIGEAPTLDLHATTAVITQQITWHMYETLYTYDKNMSPIPMLAEGHVVGDNGRRYTIALRKGVRFHNGKEMTSADVVSSLHHWGKLATPGKAIWKNVEAIEAKDPYTVVIYLKEPSGSLLFALGSPNNGAAIYPKDILATAGDGQVKEYIGTGPYRFVEHKPDRHVRLARFKEYSARSEPPNGYGGKRTAYIDEIYFIPVPEASVRLAGAETGEYNFAQSIRQDQVDRVKGQPVLEAQIVKPYGWITAVPNHKEGVMANRKVRQAFQAVLDMEPIMSAGIGNKAFYRLDGALFYPEQGLFHSQSGTTGYNQRNKAKARQLLKEAGYAGQPVRWITTKEYEWMYNTALMASQQMEDAGFKVDLQVLDWATLVQRRGKPELFDIFSTGFTLNPDPAIATAVQCNWPGSWCLEEKDKLLAEMARETDPKKRRAIIEKVQALFYEDVGRIKFGDYFDLWVTRKEVRGFKPGPYLYFWNAWIAK
- the ricT gene encoding regulatory iron-sulfur-containing complex subunit RicT, with product MSETTDTLAAVEPEAQLPYLIGVRLRVPLQAEDHVTDQEDLAVGDFVVVETGQGTAVGQIRRPKRPLPEFKRGRLYRQVMRRATDAEVAEWRERRERELQHAETCRKRARGRGLRLKVVDVEIDPTHRRVTVLFNAEDRVDFRDLVRDLAHEFHARIEMRQIGARDTTKLMDGIGPCGRQLCCTSYLKKFDPISVKMAKAQDMPLTDSRLLGNCGRLKCCLLYEFSTYDQLRKHLPKVGSACQADCGGQGCMTGKVRSLRVLKQTVVVGFQDGTEAEVPLEALTWEGRPHVQPL